One Phalacrocorax carbo unplaced genomic scaffold, bPhaCar2.1 SCAFFOLD_239, whole genome shotgun sequence genomic window, TCACAATGTTTCACAAGCGCACCCCCCATGCTCCGGGAGGCTGTGTCCACCTCGCTGCCCAGGTCACTCATGTCCTCTGTAAAGGACAGGTCTCGGCATGAGAACGGCGACCGGAGGGGAAGAGGTCCTTTCTCCTAACAGAGCAGGGTGGAGGGGCCAGCACGAGGTTCCCCCTCCCACAGTGATTCAACCCTGACCCAGCAGGATTCCCCTTGAGGGAGAGGAGGCACCTTTGTCCAGCGGTGTCGGAGACAGAGGTGTGAGGTCACCAAACTGAAAGACAAAGGCATTACAAGGTGAGTGAGGCTTATGGAGACCAGACCTGAAGTTGGCATCTATTTCCAAGCAATTTTAACAAGCAGCCTAAGTGCTCCAGAGGAGGCACGAGCATCAGCAGTGCCGGcggtgaaaagcagaaagcaaaaccaaccaCATATTTTGGGGAAAAGCCTGGCGCTGGCATTGAAGCCTCTGGGCAAACACCACACGCAACAATCCAAGGCAGGATGGAGCTGTGGAATGAAGGGAGAAATTTTTCTGTCTGCCATGTCAGGGCCAAGTGCTGCCACAGGCTGAAGGATGGTGCCTTTTCTCCAACCCTCTGCATCTCTCGGGCAGCTGCTCAGGCATGCCAGCTATTCCCCTCTCCGGGGGCTCTGCCATCACTCCACCCTGGGCAACTCTGTGCAAAGCCTTCGCATTCACGTCACGGAAGTGCTTTGCCTTGCAAGGCCGCCGTGTCAAGTGTAACCAGAGAGCTGGGGATATATTGGGTTCTGGAGACGTGTTGTCTCCCTCTGTGACGAGGTCTGAAACACTAAATTGCTGTAACAGTAGTGTTGAAAAGTCATGCAAAGTTGGGCAGCGGAAGGCACTGAGGAGAGCAGGAGTTAAAAAGTGAGCGATGGAAATGGAAGGACACGATCCATCCTCTTTTGCTGGGAAGAatcagcctcctcctggagaacaGAAATATTGCACGGGTTAAAAGAAGGCAAAACCTGATGGATGAAAGCCTGCCACAGCTAGGTCTTGCTGGAAGCCACTCTCTGCCTTTCATGTTCCTTGAATATGAATAAAGACAGAGGTTTTGCAGGGAATAGTGGGAACTTGCAGCACTGCTGACTTGGGGCAACAGCATGGGCCtaacgggggtgggggggaagcgACAGGCATTTGTTTTGCCTGGCTCCCCTACATGAGctccagggaaggaagaaaacaggtaTGAGCTTCAAGGAGCAAATGAGATCAGTTTCAAACTAACAGTAGTTGCTATATTGCTATCACAAGTTGATCAGGGCCTTTTAAATCTAGGCATTTTTCAGAGGCAAAGAGTAGAAGTGACCTCAGCTAGGCAGGACAGGACCTGCCTGCAAGCCAGGCACCGGATTTACTGTCTGATTGGTTAAAAGAAAACTCCAGTCcatgcccccccgccccaccccccaacACAAACAACCCACCGTTTCTCTTCTTCAAGTCAAAGACAGAGAGAGGGGCTGACTGTGCGTGTAACTGGAGCTTGCAGAGGCCTGAGCAAGTTCCGTGAACAGTACCACCAAAAGCTGCAGGGAAAGGAACTTTTGGAGCTTTCTTTgcttggtttagtttttttgATGGGTCTTTGCCCTGGCAGGAATCCCGCCATCAGGGTTGGTGCCCACAGGTAATGGAGAGAAGTAGGGagatccttttcctccctcctccaggctgCCAAAGGCCAGCTGATGCTCAACTGCCCCCAAACCCACCAGCTCAGCTATTAGCAAGCCAGGATGGAAGGGGCTCAAGGAGCTGGATTCTTGTGCCAGGCACTCAAAAAGCTCAGTACCTGCTTCGGCAACGATGGCTACAAAAACACGTTCAGGGCACAGCGCTGTTTGTGAAGCACACGTGTCCCAACCTCTTAAAGAGCTGCTTAGTGTGGGTTTGTTTCTAGGGAATTAACAATTCTCACCTCTCCCATTCCCGCAGTCGGCGTCTCCCCTGTTGCCTGGGCAACACGGTGCTCTACCAGATAAAACACGGATTCATCACAGAGCAGGCAAATCAGGTGGAAGGAACCAAAGCTGGCAGCACTGCGCAAGGTGAGGTCCCGGATCGCCATGGAGCTGGAAAACGGCcgggaaacaaaatatttgggaTGCGTTTTATACGTGCATCACGGCTGATGTGAATTCTTGACCCTGAAGGCACTGTGGGACACAGTGCTCTGTTCCTACCTCGAACCCAAGAGTATCAAAGCACTGTCAGAAATTAGTCCTATCCCCATCCTGAAAGGATACAGGAGACACAACGCTCCCTTCTGTACCAGGGCAGAGCAACAGTTAACCAGAGTTGCACGGGAGTAAAGGACTTGGCCTTGGCTTTCCAAGGAGCTATTTACGTGCCCTGAGCCCAATGCAGAAATATCtccaaagtgaaaaagaaaatgtacctGTAGAAAGACCATTTCAGCAAGACCTGTCTGGCTGCCTTGGGGAAGCTGGGAGTGCCCTCGTGATGCTTCAGGACATGAGTAACAACATTATCCAGCCAGCTAGCCCACTGGTCCAGAgaactctgctgctgcagagtgaGCTTGCAAGCCTGCTCCAGCTTCTGTACCATGCCTTCCTCACACTGGCACACCCACGAGGCTTGCTCCTGCTTGGGAAGAAGGGCTGACAGTTACTCACGCCAAGCCTGCACGGTTGGTCCATCCCAACCTAGGAATTCAGCTGCATTTCTGGTAGACAAGGACCCCAGACCAGCTCTGAATCATGTCTCCTCCGAGCTGCCCTGACCACAGTATTACTATGAGAACTATATTTTTGTTGGTAGCACTGCTTCTTACAGAAGCTCCTTAGTACCTTCTCCACTACTCACCGTGAGATGGCAGACTTACCCGGGAAAGTAACACCCAAACCCTTAAATTGTCCATTTAATTGCCTTTTGGTACTGGCAATAAGATGCTGGTTACCAGCAGACAACCTCATTAGACACTCCCAGTTCTAGACAAGACGACCGAGGAGCAGATACCGTAAGTTACCTGCACGTTGGTGAAGTCGACCCGATTGAGATCGCCGAGCATCTGGTTTATCTGGGAAGTGTTCTGCAGCACCGCACGGGCGGCCTGAGCCAGGCGGTTCAGCGACGCGTAGCTCCGTAACGTCTGCGCAAAGGCACTCACTACCCCCACCTGCAACACAGCAACGCAGGGCTCCGCGAGCAGGAGGCCACGGGGCTGGGAGGCAAACTCTTCTCAATGCTGAGCTCAAGCACACGCTGCGCATCAGCTGGGATCACCTGCACAGTCCCACCCACGCTGCTGCCCAAAGCATACCCGCGTGCTCCAGAGCAGCACTTTTGCACCACCTATCGTGTCTCGCAAACCAgcctctgcatttcttttctttaaactcaGAGGTTTCCACACTCTGCCTCTAGCAGAGACCGGCAAGGTGAGAAGCGGCTGCAAGAATCCATGGCTTCAGGAGAGGGGCAGTAGGAGCCTGAGGTCCAATCTCTGCAATGCCATTCAGTCCAGGGGGTGTCCTGCAATTTTTAGTAGGACAGCTTCAGGCCATGCAgagattttcttccagaaagctTATCTGCAATCCCGGGACATGGGAACGGCTCAATGGACAGGGCACCATCAGCCTCTGGTACAAAGGGACTGCCCTGCCTGTCCTCCCACTCCTTGCCGATTTGCCTTGATAGATATTCATTATATGGTGCTAGTCTGGAGTAGATGTGGCCAAACCCCAGCAGTGATTTCCAGTCCCTGCAGAAAACTGCAACGCGCACACACTCAGTCCCTACCCGTGACCTGCCCCGTGCTCCCTCTGCTTACCTTGGCCCGGACAATCTCGGGGGGAAGTTCACTCATTGCGTTCATCAGCCACCCTTCCAAACTCTTGGCAAAATTATCAACTGCTTGTGTAAGCGTGCCTGCAAAGAAGTCTGCAGAGTTAGAAAAGCTGCTCCATGGCGTCTTGGGACACCACTTTCTagctgagagctgctgtggAAAGCACAGCCGCTGATCTGGGTAGCTGTGAGCTCAACTTAGCGTCAGGGAAACCAGCCGGGTCCTGAGATGCACTCaaacttttcttcttattcTCTAATGTTGTTACTCAAACTTTTCTTACCCTTACTcctcttctcatttttattcttactcggattctcatttttattcttaCTCGGATTCTCATTTTCTTAGTCTTCTTCTTTCTTATCCTTCTCTTACACATAGTCCTTCTGAGCATTGTCCAGAGGGTGAAATATGCTCTGTAAAGACAGCCATGTGCCCCAGCATGGAGACTGACAACAGCAGCTCAGGGGGACGTGGCTTTCCAGAGCTGTCGTGGAGGCCTCGGGGAGGCTGACGCACGCGCTTCGCTGAGGAGGAGCCCAATCAGACAGAAAACCCTCAATGTCCCATCGCTAATCTCCCAAATGAAAGTTGACCCCAAATTTCCAGGAGGGAACCAACAGGCCTGAGGGTACAAGGAGAAAGCCTTCCTGTGGGTGTGGGAGTCAGCAAATAAACTTAGCAAGTGTGGTGTTACAAGAGCGTGGCTTGGGATTTACAGAGGCACAGGCAAACACACAGACGTTATTTGCAACACAGTCATGCAGAGTTTTGTGTTTCTCATGTCATACAGGAGGTTAACATTCTAGGGCAGCATTTGAGGGTTGACTCTTTATAGCATCTAGTCAAGTGGAGGGGCAAAATGAGAACCTCCTTTTGAAAAGCACTCCTCAAGACAGAATGAAAGGCAAGTTTGCCCAACGTGACACcaataaaagaagaaactgagaagcagagctggagcGGGTGCCGGAGCGCAGGCTCTCAGTCTCGGGAGCTGACTTTTGCATTTACTCTCTGTTTGGGAGCTGAAGAAATAAGTTCTTCTGCTCCTTCTTCACTCCAGCAGGAACCAGAAGTGTCTGTGCTTCCAGGAGACAATTCCAAATTCCTTTGCACATGGTGTTTTTATATTCACAATTGCGCAGACGTAAgacaaaccacagcactatTTAACTTGCACTGtggcaccaaaaaaaaaaattccaatacCCCAAACAAAAGCCCAAAGCCACCCAAGCACAACACAAGCCCCCAAGTTCTTCACACTGATTTGGCAGAACAAGTCCATAGCTGAGGTCCTAGGACAGTTCGGTCAGAGGGAGGCAGTGAAAAGCACCACATACAGTGGCATTCTCTCTAGCAGCGGGCTGGATCGAGCCGCTGACAAACAGAACAGGCAGATAAACGctgtttcatagaatcatagaatagtttggctTGGAAAGGAGTTTTAGGGGCCATCTAGTCATAGGGGTTATTGGGAGGTGGCAAGATGGTATTGGGGAGCCAAGGGAGTTTTGGTGGGGTGGCAGGGATGTGGAGGAGATGGAGGCAGTGGGTGGTGGGTGAGTAGGgttggggcaggaggggatgtCGTAGGTTTGCTGGTATCCGTTGTGTTGGTTTCCATTTCCATTAAAAGCTGTTTGTGCAAATGTCTGTGTGCCtgcgtgggagggggagggagcacaggggccACCGGGAAAGGGCACCCAAGGGCTACAGAAGCCCTGCTGAGCCCCAAATCACAGCCAGCGAGCCCCAAAGGGcaccaagacacagccagggcCGACTCAGTGCCCACAGGGCAGGCAATGGCAGGGGGGACAGCACGGACACCGGCTTCCCCGGGCAAAGCAGCCCTTTGGTGGGGCAGCCACGACAGACAGCTCCTTGCAGGACTCACGGACACAGCCCCACGCAGAAAGCAGCACGGGGCCCCTGGGACAGGGACACGGCtcgggggctggggagggcacagacacgCCCCAACAAGGCCTGCAAGGCCTCCGTCTTGAGCACGACCAGcgtcccctccagcagggacagggctcgcTGCAAAGGCCCTCAAAGCCAATCAAGACAATCACACCCTTCCTCAGGCCCACCTCACTCAGCCCCAGAGACCGGCTTTGCCTCCCTCACCCACCAAAATAACCCAAATCACCCCCAGAAAGGTgagcgagggagggagctgcaggccagcCAGGGaaccccctccccttctctgcCTCCACCGTGGGCAGCCGCAACAACAACTATGAAGGGGGAGTGGGTGAGAGGGgttggaaataataataaaaaaatacctcactGCAGCAGCCAGAAAGTGCCTGGAAGATTCATCCCTCTTTATTGCCTATTTCCCATCCGAGATCCACAACGTGGGCCAGTGCAGCCAACGACGACTTCGGGGAGCCACCTCAGCTTTGCGGGTGGGGCTTGCAGAAGGTGCGGGGTGAGGTCCCGTcagagcagcccccagcaccggCGCCCGTAGGGGATAAGCCCCTTCCTTTGAGCAGTCTCAGTGATGCcgctggggtgctgggagccccTCTGGAGCCTGCACAGGCGCGCTCTCGGTGCCACCAGCATGGTATGGCGCATCTCCCAGGACGCTGCTGCTTAGCATAACAccgtagaatcattaaggttggaaaggacctctaggatcatcaagtccagccctCACCCCAACACTCCCACGCCTCCTACTCCATGTCCTGAACTGTCACGTCTACACATTGTTTGAACAccccaggggtggtgactcccccacctctctgggcagcctctgccaatGCCTCACCACTCTTTGAGTAATGAAATTTTCCCTtatctccaacctaaacctcccctgatgcagcttggggccgtttcctctcatcctgtcactggtgacttgggagcagagaccagcccccccctcactccagcccctctcaggcagctgcagagagcgagaagggctcccctcagcccccccttctccaggctaaacccccccagccccctcagccgccccccagcacacttgtgctccagaccctgccccagccccgctgcccttctctggacacgctccagcccctcaaggcccttcttgtcccttgaggggcccaaacctgagcccagcactcgaggtggggcctccccagggccgagcacaggggccccatccctgcccagctcctgctggccacaccagggctgacacaagcccgggggctggtggcctccttggccacccgggcactgctggctcatgcccagccggctgtcagcccgcacccccagggccttctccgccgggcacttcccagcccctctgccccaggcctggagcgttgcctggggttggtgtgacccaagggcagcaCCTGGCACtcggccttgttaaacctcacacaactggcctcagcccatgatccagcctgtccaggtccccctgcagagccttcctgcccttgggcacatcaacactcccacccaatttggtgtcatttgcaaactCACTGGTGGCacactcagtcccctcatccaggtccttgataaagatattaaacaagagtggccccagcactgagccctggggaaccccgcttgtgaccggccgccagctggatttagctcccttcaccacaactctctgggctcggccagccAGACGGGTTTTTACCCGGCAAAGCGTCTGCCCGCCCAAGCCAAGAACCGCCAGCTTCTgtaggagggtgctgtgggagacactgtcaaaggctttgctaaagtccaggtagacaacgtccacagcctttccctcatcccccAGGCGGGTccctggtcatagaaggagcTCAGGGCGGTCAGGCagcacctgcctttcatgaaggcGTGCTGGCTGGGCCGgatcccctggctgtcctgcactcacctggtgagctcactcaagatgagcCGCTCATAACTTTCcccggtaccgaggtcaggctggcAGGCGTGTAGTTCCCTGGAccctccttccggcccttcttgtagatgggcatcacatcggcaagcctccaggcGTCCGGGACCTCCCCCGTTAACCTgggctgctgataaatgatggagagtggcttggccagctcctccgccagctccctcagtactctggGCTGGACCGCACCCAGCCCCGTAGGCTTGGGAGcatccaggtggagcagcaggtcgtaaactgcttcctcctggattatggggggtttatcccactccctgcccctgcctcccagctccaggggctggaTACCCCGGGGATAACTGATCTGACTGATAAAGACTCAGGCAAAGGTGACATTTAGCACCTCAGCCTCTTCCACATCCTCAGTGGCAAGGGTCCCCCCTGCATCCAATAGAGCgtggagattctctttggttctctttttgttgttactgtACTGGTAGAAACACTTTGTTATCCCTAACGACAGTGGCCAGACTNNNNNNNNNNNNNNNNNNNNNNNNNNNNNNNNNNNNNNNNNNNNNNNNNNNNNNNNNNNNNNNNNNNNNNNNNNNNNNNNNNNNNNNNNNNNNNNNNNNNNNNNNNNNNNNNNNNNNNNNNNNNNNNNNNNNNNNNNNNNNNNNNNNNNNNNNNNNNNNNNNNNNNNNNNNNNNNNNNNNNNNNNNNNNNNNNNNNNNNNAAGGCGAGGTGGCAACTCCAGAAGAGTGCAGAGATCTgattaggtcttgcagagagaaaatcaggagcagcaaaagcccagctagaactcagtctggccactgttgtTAGGGATAACAAAGTGTTTCTTCACAGTacagtaacaacaaaaagagaaccaaagagaatctccacGCTCTATTGGATGCAGGGGGGACCCTTGCCACTGAGGATGTGGAAGAGGCTGAGGTGCTAAATGTCACCTTTGCCTGATTCTTTATCAGTCAGATCAGTTATCCCCGGGGTAtccagcccctggagctgggaggcaggggcagggagtgGGATAAAacccccccataatccaggaggaagcagtttacgacctgtGCTCTCCACCTGGATGCTCCCAAGCCTACGGGGCTGGGTGCGGTCCAGCccagagtactgagggagctggcggaggagctggccaagccactctccatcatttatcagcagcccAGGTTAACGGGGGAGGTCCCGGACgcctggaggcttgccgatgtgatgcccatctacaagaagggccggaaggagggTCCAGGGAACTACACGCCTgccagcctgacctcggtaccgggGAAAGTTATGAGCGgctcatcttgagtgagctcaccaggtgagtgcagcacagccaggggaTCCGGCCCAGCCAGCACgccttcatgaaaggcaggtgctGCCTGACCGCCCTGAgctccttctatgaccagggACCCGCCTgggggatgagggaaaggctgtggacgttgtctacctggactttagcaaagcctttgacagtgtctcccacagcaccctcctacAGAAGCTGGCGGTTCATGGCTTGGGCGGGCAGACGCTTTGCCGGGTAAAAACCCGTCTggctggccgagcccagagagttgtggtgaagggagctaaatccagctggcggccggtcacaagcggggttccccagggctcagtgctggggccactcttgtttaatatctttatcaaggacctggatgaggggactgagtgtGCCACCAGTGagtttgcaaatgacaccaaattgggtgggagtgttgatgtgcccaagggcaggaaggctctgcagggggacctggacaggctggatcatgggccgaggccagttgtgtgaggtttaacaaggccgaGTGCCAGGtgctgcccttgggtcacaccaaccccaggcaacgctccaggcctggggcagaggggctgggaagtgcccggcggagaaggccctgggggtgcgggctgacagccggctgggcatgagccagcagtgcccaagtggccaaggaggccaccagcccccgggcttgtgtcagccctggtgtggccagcaggagctgggcagggatggggcccctgtgctcggccctggggaggccccacctcgagtgctgggctcaggtttgggcccctcaagggacaagaagggccttgaggggctggagcgtgtccagagaagggcagcggggctggggcagggtctggagcacaagtgtgctggggggcggctgagggggctgggggggtttagcctggagaagggggggctgaggggagcccttctcgctctctgcagctgcctgagaggggctggagtgaggggggggctggtctctgctcccaagtcaccagtgacaggacgagaggaaacggccccaagctgcatcaggggaggtttaggttggagataAGGGAAAATTTCATTACTTAAAGAGTGGTGAGGCattggcagaggctgcccagagaggtgggggagtcaccacccctggggTGTTCAATcaatgtgtagacgtggcagtTCAGGACATGGAGTAGGAGGCGTGGGAGTGTTGGGGTGagggctggacttgatgatcctagaggtcctttccaaccttaatgattctacggTGTTATGCTAAGCAGCAGCGTCCCCGGGAGCTGCGCCATACCATGCTGGTGGCACCGAGAGCGCGCCTGTGCAGGCTCCAGAggggctcccagcaccccagcgGCATCACTGAGACTGCTCAAAGGAAGGGGCTTATCCCCTACGGCCGccggtgctgggggctgctctgACGGGACCTCACCCCGCACCTTCTGCAAGCCCCACCCGCAAAGCTGAGGTGGC contains:
- the LOC135311204 gene encoding DNA-binding protein RFX2-like, with translation MNAMSELPPEIVRAKVGVVSAFAQTLRSYASLNRLAQAARAVLQNTSQINQMLGDLNRVDFTNVQEQASWVCQCEEGMVQKLEQACKLTLQQQSSLDQWASWLDNVVTHVLKHHEGTPSFPKAARQVLLKWSFYSSMAIRDLTLRSAASFGSFHLICLLCDESVFYLVEHRVAQATGETPTAGMGEFGDLTPLSPTPLDKEDMSDLGSEVDTASRSMGGALVKHCDGGSGGAELVELLPQQGFILPFCVLGVWADADYGAEISLQSSSPFWRVCFPTQLAVISKLHQATLDAVIQIAYKDVE